A window of Campylobacter ureolyticus contains these coding sequences:
- the aspS gene encoding aspartate--tRNA ligase, which produces MRSHYCTDLSKEDVGKEVKVCGWVNSYRDHGGVIFIDLRDRSGILQLVCDPADNKKAYDLANTIRNEFVIKASGKVRLRGEGLTNEKLKTGEIEVVVNELVIENPSAPLPFVIGDKNVGEETRLKYRFLDLRTPENFAKFKTRSKAAIATRNTLNRLGFVEVETPVLTRATPEGARDYLVPSRVYPGEFYALPQSPQLFKQLLMCSGFDKYFQIAKCFRDEDLRADRQPEFTQIDIEMSFVEQEDVIKVAEEVLKDIFKECGHDIKIPFRRMDYKEATEKYGSDKPDLRFDMPLVDVADIFEKSSNEIFSKIAQDKRKNRVKAIAVKNGDNIFSKRQMQGFEEYVKKFGAKGLAFFQVKENGLKGPLLRFFEKEDIDEIIKRCNLEVGDVVFFGAGKKKVVLDYMGRFRLFLANEMNLIDKDKLEFLWVLNFPMFEENDDGTYSAMHHPFTMPNNIDDDIEDITSVAYDVVLNGIELGGGSIRIHKNDIQQKVFEKLGIDEKEQRDKFGFLLDALTFGAPPHGGIAIGFDRLIMLLTKSSSIRDIIAFPKTQRAQCPLTKAPSHASDEQLKELGLKVVKKQN; this is translated from the coding sequence TTGAGAAGTCATTATTGCACCGATTTATCAAAAGAAGATGTCGGAAAAGAGGTAAAAGTATGTGGCTGGGTGAACTCTTATAGAGATCATGGTGGCGTTATTTTTATAGATTTAAGAGATAGAAGTGGTATTTTACAACTAGTTTGTGATCCAGCTGATAATAAAAAAGCTTACGATTTAGCAAATACTATAAGAAATGAATTTGTTATAAAAGCAAGTGGAAAAGTAAGACTTAGAGGCGAAGGCCTTACAAATGAAAAGTTAAAAACAGGCGAAATAGAAGTAGTTGTTAATGAATTAGTTATAGAAAATCCAAGTGCACCATTACCATTTGTAATTGGTGATAAAAACGTAGGAGAAGAAACAAGACTTAAATATAGATTTTTAGATCTTAGAACTCCTGAGAATTTTGCTAAATTTAAAACTCGTTCAAAAGCAGCAATTGCAACTAGAAACACACTTAATCGCCTTGGATTTGTTGAAGTAGAAACTCCGGTTTTAACAAGAGCAACTCCAGAAGGAGCAAGAGATTATTTAGTTCCAAGTAGAGTTTATCCAGGTGAGTTTTATGCACTTCCTCAAAGCCCTCAACTTTTTAAACAGCTTTTAATGTGCTCAGGTTTTGATAAATACTTCCAAATAGCAAAATGCTTTAGAGATGAGGATTTAAGAGCTGATAGACAGCCTGAATTTACACAAATAGATATAGAGATGAGCTTTGTTGAGCAAGAAGACGTTATAAAAGTCGCTGAAGAAGTATTAAAAGATATTTTTAAAGAGTGTGGGCATGATATAAAAATCCCATTTAGAAGAATGGATTATAAAGAGGCTACTGAAAAATATGGAAGTGACAAACCGGATTTAAGATTTGATATGCCACTTGTTGATGTAGCAGATATTTTTGAAAAATCAAGCAATGAAATTTTTAGCAAAATAGCACAAGACAAAAGAAAAAATAGAGTAAAAGCTATAGCCGTCAAAAATGGAGATAATATCTTTAGTAAACGCCAAATGCAAGGCTTTGAAGAGTATGTTAAAAAATTTGGAGCAAAAGGATTAGCATTTTTCCAAGTAAAAGAAAATGGATTAAAAGGACCTTTGCTTAGATTCTTTGAAAAAGAAGATATAGATGAGATCATAAAAAGATGCAACCTTGAAGTTGGAGATGTTGTATTTTTTGGAGCTGGTAAGAAAAAAGTCGTACTTGATTATATGGGAAGATTTAGACTATTTTTAGCAAATGAGATGAATCTAATCGATAAAGATAAATTAGAGTTTTTATGGGTATTAAATTTCCCTATGTTTGAAGAAAACGATGATGGCACCTACTCAGCAATGCATCACCCTTTCACAATGCCAAATAATATTGATGATGACATAGAAGATATTACTTCAGTTGCTTATGATGTTGTATTAAATGGAATTGAACTTGGCGGCGGAAGTATAAGAATTCATAAGAATGATATTCAGCAAAAAGTATTTGAAAAGCTTGGAATAGATGAAAAAGAACAAAGAGATAAATTTGGATTCTTACTAGATGCTTTAACCTTTGGAGCGCCACCACATGGAGGAATTGCAATTGGGTTTGACAGACTTATAATGCTTTTAACAAAATCATCTAGCATTAGAGATATTATAGCATTTCCAAAAACACAAAGAGCTCAATGCCCTCTTACAAAAGCTCCAAGTCATGCAAGTGACGAGCAATTAAAAGAGCTTGGTCTTAAAGTAGTAAAAAAACAAAATTAG
- a CDS encoding NAD(+)/NADH kinase, whose product MNKIILEKNLKYIGIVAKNPKKCLKFVKYFESLGYEILFLEKTINKFENLHKIDEEKTLILSIGGDGTLISTCREVAKNGFKNLNVLGVYDGTLGFLTDIKIDKLNEFFADFLKGKYEIKKPLMLEISLKNSKNEIKLIAFNDLVLSRSAVLSMSKVDAYLDDEYFNTYYGDGVIVSSPVGSTAYNMSANGPIIYPMSKVFCITPICAHSLTQRPLVLPAEYKLKFKNAGNSKVSIIIDGQNAFDMSKFDEVVVRLGGTHANLIRHLNANYFEVLKNKLHWGHNGGKV is encoded by the coding sequence ATGAATAAAATAATTTTAGAAAAAAACTTAAAATATATTGGAATAGTTGCTAAAAATCCTAAAAAATGTTTGAAATTTGTAAAATATTTTGAAAGTTTAGGCTATGAAATTTTATTTTTAGAAAAGACTATAAATAAATTTGAAAATCTGCATAAGATAGATGAGGAAAAAACTTTAATTTTAAGTATTGGAGGAGATGGAACTTTAATCTCAACTTGCAGAGAAGTAGCTAAAAATGGTTTTAAAAATTTAAATGTTTTAGGTGTTTATGATGGAACTCTTGGTTTTTTAACTGATATTAAAATTGATAAGTTAAATGAGTTTTTTGCCGATTTTTTAAAAGGCAAATATGAAATAAAAAAACCTTTAATGTTAGAAATTTCACTTAAAAATTCAAAAAATGAGATAAAGCTCATTGCATTTAACGATCTTGTTTTATCAAGAAGTGCAGTTTTGTCAATGAGTAAAGTTGATGCGTATTTAGATGATGAATATTTTAATACATATTATGGTGATGGCGTTATAGTAAGCTCACCTGTTGGCTCAACTGCCTATAATATGAGTGCAAATGGACCAATAATTTATCCAATGAGCAAGGTTTTTTGTATTACGCCAATTTGTGCTCATAGCCTAACACAAAGACCGCTTGTTTTGCCAGCTGAATATAAATTAAAATTTAAAAATGCAGGAAATAGCAAGGTAAGCATTATAATAGATGGGCAAAATGCTTTTGATATGAGTAAATTTGATGAAGTTGTGGTTAGGCTTGGAGGCACTCACGCAAATTTAATAAGACATTTAAACGCAAATTATTTTGAAGTTTTAAAAAATAAACTTCATTGGGGACATAATGGAGGCAAGGTTTGA